The Primulina eburnea isolate SZY01 chromosome 8, ASM2296580v1, whole genome shotgun sequence genome contains a region encoding:
- the LOC140839219 gene encoding protein NRT1/ PTR FAMILY 7.1-like: MDNPNNGNWSTKVQESRPVNSEDNGKKAGGYKLFISKNTSKGGWGAAFILLVNQGLATLAFFAVGVNLVLFLTRVLEQDNASAANNVSKWTGTVYLCSLIGAFLSDSYWGRYLTCAIFQCIFVVGLVLVSVSSWTLLLKPEGCGDGKKICVPAVTYGSAVFYLAIYMVAFGYGGYQPTVATLGADQFDESNPKQRKSRASFFCYFYFALNTGSLFSNTVLVYYEDTGKWTLGFWAATASAVLALAGFLLGSPCYRNVEPCGNPIPRVMQVFVAANKKRNATLREGEALYEVQGTESSIKGSRKICHTDGFACLDKAAIETEEDRLGPADPWRLCTVTQIEEAKIIFRMLPIWLCTIVYSVIFTQMASLFVEQGEVMNSQIGKFHLPAASMSAFDICSVLVCTGIYNHILVPLVGRLSGNPKGLTELQRMGVGLVIGMLAMVAAGLTELGRLKQVIPGEHISSMHIFWQIPQYVLVGASEVFMYVGQLEFFNGQAPDGIKSFGSSLCMASISLGNFVSSMLVNMVMGITAKDNKPGWIPEDLNTGHMDKFYFLIAALTVVDFVFYVMCAKWYKCVDLEASAAGFDEQEGKLNFKDEVVNKV; encoded by the exons GAAACTGGAGCACCAAAGTTCAAGAGTCGCGTCCCGTAAATAGCGAAGATAATGGAAAAAAGGCTGGTGGTTATAAACTATTTATCAGCAAGAACACTTCAAAAGGAGGCTGGGGCGCAGCATTTATTTTGCTAG TAAATCAAGGCCTCGCAACTCTAGCTTTCTTTGCTGTTGGGGTTAACTTGGTCTTGTTCTTAACTCGAGTTCTTGAACAAGACAATGCTTCTGCCGCAAATAATGTCAGCAAATGGACCGGCACTGTTTATTTGTGCTCTTTAATAGGAGCATTTCTCAGCGATTCATACTGGGGCCGTTACCTCACCTGTGCAATTTTTCAATGCATATTTGTCGTG GGCTTGGTGCTTGTATCCGTGTCATCCTGGACTTTATTGCTAAAGCCTGAGGGCTGTGGAGATGGCAAGAAAATCTGTGTGCCGGCCGTTACATACGGTTCCGCTGTATTCTACTTGGCTATATACATGGTGGCATTTGGCTACGGTGGCTACCAGCCCACAGTAGCCACCTTAGGAGCCGATCAATTTGATGAGTCAAATCCGAAACAGAGAAAGTCTAGAGCCTCTTTCTTTTGCTACTTCTACTTCGCTCTCAACACAGGCTCTCTGTTTTCAAACACTGTATTAGTGTATTACGAGGATACTGGGAAGTGGACACTTGGTTTCTGGGCGGCTACGGCTTCAGCCGTTTTGGCACTGGCAGGATTTCTTCTAGGTTCGCCTTGTTACCGGAATGTAGAGCCGTGCGGGAACCCGATACCGCGAGTTATGCAAGTCTTTGTTGCTGCAAACAAGAAACGGAATGCTACTCTTAGAGAAGGCGAGGCTTTATATGAGGTTCAAGGGACTGAATCTAGCATCAAAGGAAGTCGAAAAATTTGTCATACCGATGGTTTTGC GTGTCTTGATAAGGCAGCAATAGAGACAGAAGAAGATCGCTTGGGCCCTGCTGACCCCTGGCGCCTCTGTACAGTAACACAAATCGAGGAAGCCAAAATCATCTTCCGAATGCTACCAATATGGCTCTGCACGATCGTATACTCGGTAATCTTCACGCAAATGGCCTCACTATTCGTCGAGCAAGGTGAAGTTATGAACTCCCAAATCGGAAAATTCCACCTCCCTGCAGCCAGCATGTCGGCTTTCGACATCTGCAGCGTGCTCGTCTGCACAGGAATATACAACCACATCCTGGTCCCTTTGGTCGGCAGACTGAGCGGAAACCCCAAAGGCCTGACGGAGCTCCAGCGCATGGGCGTAGGACTCGTGATCGGCATGCTAGCCATGGTCGCTGCAGGCTTAACAGAACTCGGCAGGCTCAAACAAGTGATACCCGGAGAGCATATCAGCTCCATGCACATATTCTGGCAGATTCCGCAATACGTTCTAGTCGGGGCCTCAGAAGTTTTTATGTATGTGGGGCAGCTGGAATTCTTTAACGGGCAGGCCCCGGATGGGATCAAGAGCTTCGGGAGCTCGCTGTGCATGGCGTCGATTTCATTAGGGAACTTCGTGAGCAGCATGCTGGTGAACATGGTAATGGGAATCACTGCAAAAGATAACAAGCCTGGTTGGATTCCAGAGGATTTGAACACGGGGCATATGGACAAGTTTTATTTTCTGATTGCAGCGCTAACTGTTGTGGATTTTGTGTTTTATGTGATGTGCGCCAAGTGGTATAAATGCGTGGATCTTGAGGCAAGTGCTGCTGGTTTTGATGAACAAGAGGGGAAGTTGAATTTCAAGGATGAAGTTGTGAATAAAGTTTGA